The proteins below are encoded in one region of Apium graveolens cultivar Ventura chromosome 4, ASM990537v1, whole genome shotgun sequence:
- the LOC141717993 gene encoding uncharacterized protein LOC141717993, translated as MEFPPSDPPSTFVPVNNYAPPAIYAPPANYAPVTNYTTTPVYDTPPVANQPSYEEMIRSAIVALNEKDGSSRQAIAKYIESTFKIVPSQTHGYELTQQLKRMKISGQLVLNKHSYMFPGSITVPSASLNGAGSLTVTSASVNGAGGYNGTSQGQVVVLDGVKRKQGRPPKLQPNGGLMGLSPQPLSVGGFENQQGFGVPASNLFVGLNSVEYQFNGGNGSTDVTAPVSNVVPAPVSDVVTVPVNSAPTVVSNGGAMYDAGAVANVVPLEQSDVVPAKRGRGRPRKVQNSVGVEGAIFVSSMKDDAAHNNVGDGAPVVTPPTVLGKRRRGRRTKLEMMETAPVVNGGAKEQGGKALVPVEGKRGRGRPRKNAVGANGAAGGGVFPVPKKPKKVSGNPLGRPRKNALQTASLMSEMQLMAYEGLKARVEHYQTRIKTAISVVKPYLNETAVIALEALQDLEELASMDIVSVQLSVQGVPVDVQSAPVNVQGAHLDVQSAAVDLNAPVNVYGTAPEIIQSAPLSAEAAPSVPSTGDTPQATI; from the exons ATGGAGTTTCCGCCGTCAGATCCGCCGTCGACGTTTGTTCCGGTGAACAACTACGCGCCGCCTGCTATCTACGCGCCGCCTGCTAACTACGCGCCGGTGACCAACTATACAACTACACCTGTCTATGATACTCCGCCTGTTGCTAACCAACCATCTTATGAAGAG ATGATTAGAAGTGCAATTGTAGCTCTGAATGAAAAAGATGGGTCGAGTAGACAAGCTATAGCTAAGTACATAGAGAGTACGTTTAAGATTGTGCCTTCACAAACTCACGGTTACGAGTTGACTCAGCAACTTAAGAGGATGAAGATTAGTGGTCAACTTGTTTTGAACAAACACTCTTATATGTTTCCGGGATCTATTACTGTACCTTCTGCAAGTTTGAATGGTGCGGGATCTCTGACTGTGACTTCTGCAAGTGTTAATGGTGCTGGTGGTTATAATGGTACGAGCCAAGGTCAAGTTGTGGTTTTGGATGGGGTAAAGAGAAAGCAGGGTAGGCCTCCGAAGCTTCAGCCCAATGGAGGGCTGATGGGGTTGTCTCCCCAGCCATTGAGTGTGGGGGGTTTCGAGAATCAGCAGGGGTTTGGGGTGCCGGCTTCGAATTTGTTTGTTGGACTTAATTCTGTTGAATATCAGTTTAATGGGGGGAATGGGAGTACTGATGTAACTGCGCCTGTGAGTAATGTTGTACCTGCACCTGTGAGTGATGTTGTAACTGTGCCTGTCAATAGTGCTCCAACAGTGGTTAGTAATGGCGGGGCTATGTATGATGCGGGTGCGGTGGCCAATGTGGTCCCCCTTGAACAGAGTGATGTGGTTCCAGCCAAGAGGGGGCGGGGTAGGCCGCGGAAGGTGCAAAATTCAGTTGGGGTTGAAGGAGCTATTTTTGTTTCATCCATGAAAGATGATGCAGCACATAACAATGTTGGTGATGGGGCTCCTGTGGTTACTCCTCCTACAGTTTTGGGCAAGAGACGCCGTGGCAGGCGAACTAAGTTGGAGATGATGGAAACTGCTCCTGTGGTGAATGGGGGCGCCAAGGAACAGGGAGGGAAAGCACTGGTTCCTGTGGAAGGCAAAAGAGGCAGAGGTCGGCCTAGAAAAAATGCTGTTGGTGCTAATGGGGCTGCTGGAGGTGGAGTTTTTCCAGTACCAaagaagccaaagaaagtgagTGGAAATCCTTTGGGCCGGCCCAGAAAG AATGCATTGCAGACAGCAAGTTTGATGTCAGAAATGCAGTTGATGGCCTATGAAGGTCTTAAGGCGAGAGTTGAACATTAT CAAACTAGAATCAAGACAGCAATAAGCGTTGTGAAGCCGTACTTGAATGAAACAGCAGTCATTGCCCTAGAGGCATTGCAAGACCTTGAAGAGCTCGCTAGCATGGATATAGTAAGTGTGCAACTAAGTGTTCAAGGTGTTCCAGTAGATGTTCAAAGTGCACCTGTGAATGTGCAAGGTGCACATCTAGATGTTCAAAGTGCAGCAGTAGATCTGAATGCACCTGTAAATGTTTATGGCACTGCACCTGAAATCATTCAAAGTGCACCATTAAGTGCTGAAGCTGCACCAAGTGTGCCGTCAACTGGTGATACTCCACAGGCAACTATTTAA